The DNA region GAGCGATGGGGTCTCCACGGTCAGCTTCTACATAGATGACCCCGACGCTCTCGGGACACCCTATCGAGTAGAGAAGACCGCGCCCTACGACCTCAACGGGGGAACGGTATCCACCGCCTCTCCCTACAACACGACGCTGCTTGCCGACGGGCAGCACTCCGTTACCGCCCTCATCAAGCTCAGCAACGGCAGCACCCAGAAGATCACAGCGACCTTCAACGTGATAAACTCCGCCCCACAGCTGCAGTTCGACAGGAGCGCCGTCGTCTGGTCCGTGGGCAGTGGCGGCACGGCAACACAGCAGGTAGCCCTCACAGGTGGGAACCCACCGGCCAGCTACACGCTATCCTATGATGCCTTCTGGCTTAGCCTCCAGCCGACCACTGGCACGACTCTGGCAACTATCTCCCTGGCGGCCAACACGCAAGGGCTGCAGCCAGGCATATATACGTCCACGGTACTAGCAACTGCCCCAAACTATAAACCCGCGTCCCTTAGGGTAACCATTACAGTAGGGGAGCAGATACACCTCTCCTGGATGGGTGATCCCTCCAGAACTATGACGATTGTATGGCGCACCTTCGACACGTCCATACCCTCGCTGGTGCAGTACAGGCAGGCCGGAACCACCACCTGGCAGCAAGCCTCCGGATCGCTCCGTACCTCAGGGACACGCGGCACCCTGCACGAGGTAACGCTATCCTTGCTCACGCCTTCGACGAGCTACGAATACAGGGTAATGCTGGACGGCTCCACCTGGAGCGAGACCTACACCACCCACACTGCCCCACTCAGGGGACCAGCGGACCTGGACGTGATCTACGTTGCCGATACCGGGCTGATAGGCAGGGAGGATGGGCTCGCCAGCGGCACGCAGCAGGTAATAGACGAGATAGCGAGGATGCATCCCGACGTGGTATTGCTTGGTGGTGACTACGCTTACTACAGCACTGACAATAGGTTCGGCTCCCTGGATAATTCCATAGATGCATGGTTCAATCAGATGCAGCGCATAGGCGCCAAGATACCAATGATGCCCACTTATGGCAACCATGAGACCCTCCTGGGGGAGGGTTACTCCTACTGGGCTGCCAGGTTCGCTACCCCAAACGGCTACAGCAACAGGCAGAACTACTCCTTCGATATAGGGGACGTACATTTCGTGTCGATATACGCGGTCGAGAACTCTAATGGGCTGTCCGACGGGCAGCTGCAGTGGATCGAACAGGATATCCTGGCAGCAAAGGCCGCGGGGCAGAGGTGGATCGTGCCGTTCTACCACGTATCGCCCTTCGCCGATGGGCGCAACCACCCCTCGAACCTCGCACTGAGAGCACAGTTGGGACCACTGTTCGAGAGGCTAGTAGTCAAGATCGCCGTGAGCTCGCACGACCAGGCCTACGAGCGGACCTACCCTTTGGTCGATGTTCCAAATTCGAACACCCCGACGTCCATGGCCAAGGATTGCTACACGATGTCGGATGGCGTGACCTGGGTGAAATCCAGCCCCGGAGGCAAGGAGAGCAACAAGAACGGCTCCTTCTCCCAGTTCGGCACCAACCCTCCGCCGTCGTGGACAGCCTACCGCGACAACACGATGCACCACTTCCTGCGAATACGCTTCTCGGCAGACGGTACCATGAGGGTCGAAGGCTACGGCGTAAGGGGTGATGGCAGCCCACCAGTCCTGCAGGACAGCTTTATGTACACAACTGGTAGCTGCGGCAGCGCAGGGCCCGAGACGACGATCACGGCTGGGCCAACAGGGCTGACCAACCAGACTTCGGCCACATTCCAGTTCACATCCTCCGAGGACAACTCCTCCTTCCTGTGCTCCCTGGATGGCTCGGCCTTCTCCCCCTGCTCATCCCCTGTGGCTTACTCTGGCCTGCAGGATGGCAGCCACACCTTCCAGGTCAAGGCAGTGGACCAGGCAGGCAATC from Thermobaculum terrenum ATCC BAA-798 includes:
- a CDS encoding PA14 domain-containing protein gives rise to the protein MQRTRSLWWMLIAVMLALASAYIAGGGSGTLSATTYVLLFSSSSDRSNAQPLQGQSVYGNTYIFTSPSDGVSTVSFYIDDPDALGTPYRVEKTAPYDLNGGTVSTASPYNTTLLADGQHSVTALIKLSNGSTQKITATFNVINSAPQLQFDRSAVVWSVGSGGTATQQVALTGGNPPASYTLSYDAFWLSLQPTTGTTLATISLAANTQGLQPGIYTSTVLATAPNYKPASLRVTITVGEQIHLSWMGDPSRTMTIVWRTFDTSIPSLVQYRQAGTTTWQQASGSLRTSGTRGTLHEVTLSLLTPSTSYEYRVMLDGSTWSETYTTHTAPLRGPADLDVIYVADTGLIGREDGLASGTQQVIDEIARMHPDVVLLGGDYAYYSTDNRFGSLDNSIDAWFNQMQRIGAKIPMMPTYGNHETLLGEGYSYWAARFATPNGYSNRQNYSFDIGDVHFVSIYAVENSNGLSDGQLQWIEQDILAAKAAGQRWIVPFYHVSPFADGRNHPSNLALRAQLGPLFERLVVKIAVSSHDQAYERTYPLVDVPNSNTPTSMAKDCYTMSDGVTWVKSSPGGKESNKNGSFSQFGTNPPPSWTAYRDNTMHHFLRIRFSADGTMRVEGYGVRGDGSPPVLQDSFMYTTGSCGSAGPETTITAGPTGLTNQTSATFQFTSSEDNSSFLCSLDGSAFSPCSSPVAYSGLQDGSHTFQVKAVDQAGNQDPSPASRSWTIDATPPTITGTTPVNGANEVPTNTKVSIALSERADPASINGSTFYLMKSGSSLPVPAQVSYDDALKIAALQPDAPLEAGSTYTARATGDIRDLAGNRLGADYSWAFTVSSNPSAGGLLGEYFNNSDLTDLVLTRVDPVVDFNWDYGSPDPSIDPDTYSVRWTGMVKADRSETYTFYTRSNDGVRLWVNGKLLVNNWTNHAETENKGSISLTAGTWYQIRLEYYEGTGRSIIRLLYSSPSTPKQIIPSDHLRTP